From the Streptomyces sp. Tu 2975 genome, one window contains:
- a CDS encoding enoyl-CoA hydratase-related protein: MTGAPGELVLAERRGSVLVLTFNRPAKLNAWTDELEDRYFTLLDAAEDDPDVRAVVVTGAGRGFCAGADLQRLQTAGEVSEADRARRRPRDVPLTLRKPLIGAVGGVAAGLGMVEALYCDIRFGSPAARFTTAFAQRGLIAEYGISWLLPRLVGHSRAADLLLSSRMVDADEALRIGLLDHLVPTGDVVDAAVAYAADLATRCSPASMATIKSQLRHDADGTYADATTRAEGLMFQAFRGADLVEGVASHLEKRAPSFPSLPVRSSHVPV; encoded by the coding sequence ATGACCGGCGCGCCGGGCGAGCTCGTTCTCGCCGAACGTCGCGGGTCCGTGCTGGTGCTCACCTTCAACCGGCCCGCCAAGCTGAACGCCTGGACCGACGAACTCGAGGACCGCTACTTCACGCTGCTCGACGCCGCAGAGGACGACCCGGACGTACGCGCCGTCGTGGTCACCGGGGCGGGACGCGGATTCTGTGCCGGCGCCGACCTCCAACGGCTGCAGACTGCCGGAGAGGTCTCCGAAGCGGACAGGGCCCGGCGCCGGCCGCGCGACGTGCCGCTGACCCTGCGCAAACCACTGATCGGTGCGGTGGGCGGGGTGGCCGCGGGCCTGGGCATGGTGGAGGCGCTCTACTGCGACATCCGCTTCGGCTCGCCCGCGGCCCGGTTCACCACGGCATTCGCGCAGCGCGGGCTGATCGCCGAGTACGGGATCTCCTGGCTGTTGCCCCGGCTGGTGGGACACAGCCGGGCAGCGGACCTGTTGCTGTCGAGCCGCATGGTGGACGCCGATGAGGCTCTCCGCATCGGACTCCTCGACCATCTGGTCCCCACCGGCGATGTGGTCGATGCCGCCGTCGCGTACGCCGCCGATCTCGCGACGCGCTGCTCCCCGGCATCCATGGCCACCATCAAGAGCCAACTCCGCCACGACGCGGACGGCACCTACGCCGATGCCACGACCCGGGCGGAGGGCCTCATGTTCCAGGCCTTCCGCGGGGCCGATCTCGTCGAAGGCGTGGCGAGTCACCTCGAGAAGCGCGCACCGAGTTTTCCCTCCCTACCTGTCAGGAGTTCGCATGTCCCTGTTTGA
- a CDS encoding SDR family oxidoreductase gives MNVAQRVAVVTGGGGGIGGALVARLAREGARVVVADLDAGTARAVSEKVNADHPGSTVSTGADASDTAQIQQLIALAESAFGPVDLYFANAGIAGAPALDASEEDWDLSIDVNLRAHIRAARLLVPQWLERGEGYFVSTASAAGLLTQIGSATYAVTKHAAVGFAEWLSVTYGDRGIRVSCLCPMGVNTRMLSLGKDSGDPLGRAAAQAVTSAGDVLEPAEVADAVLAAIEDERFLILPHEDVLTMYRQKGSDYDRWLRGMRRYQSSLTGQA, from the coding sequence GTGAACGTTGCACAAAGAGTCGCCGTCGTCACCGGAGGTGGTGGAGGCATCGGCGGCGCGCTGGTCGCACGGCTCGCTCGCGAGGGTGCACGGGTCGTCGTCGCAGACCTCGACGCGGGCACCGCACGGGCGGTGTCGGAGAAGGTCAACGCCGACCATCCCGGAAGCACCGTCAGCACCGGCGCTGACGCGTCGGACACCGCACAGATCCAGCAGTTGATCGCATTGGCGGAGAGCGCCTTCGGTCCGGTCGACCTCTACTTCGCGAACGCGGGCATCGCGGGGGCACCCGCCCTCGACGCGAGCGAGGAGGACTGGGACCTCTCGATCGACGTGAACCTGCGAGCCCACATCCGAGCGGCACGGCTGCTGGTACCGCAGTGGCTCGAGCGCGGTGAGGGCTACTTCGTCAGCACGGCCTCTGCGGCCGGGCTGCTCACCCAGATCGGCTCCGCCACGTACGCCGTCACCAAGCACGCGGCCGTCGGCTTCGCCGAATGGCTGAGTGTCACCTACGGCGATCGCGGAATCCGGGTCAGCTGTCTGTGCCCGATGGGTGTGAACACCAGGATGCTGTCCCTGGGTAAGGACTCCGGGGACCCGCTGGGGAGAGCGGCCGCGCAGGCCGTCACCTCCGCGGGTGACGTCCTCGAGCCGGCCGAGGTCGCCGACGCCGTCCTCGCCGCGATCGAGGACGAGCGCTTCCTGATCCTGCCGCACGAAGACGTTCTCACCATGTACCGGCAGAAGGGCTCGGACTACGACCGGTGGCTCCGCGGCATGCGCCGCTACCAGAGCTCCCTGACGGGGCAGGCATGA
- a CDS encoding acyl-CoA dehydrogenase family protein codes for MSLFETSDRAKKYQADLLEFMDSHIYPAEQVYDEQMRASGDPHFQPPIIEELKVEARRRGLWNLFHPHPEWGPGLTNFEYAPLAEIMGRSHIASEACNCNAPDTGNMEVLTLFGTDEHKEKYLKPLLEGTMASAFAMTEPAVASSDATNIELRMERDGDEYLLNGRKWFASNAMHKNCKVLIVMGKTDPTAAPHRQQSMMVVPIDAPGLTVVRNLPVFGYADREGHAEITFEDVRVPAKDVLKGEGEGFAISQARLGPGRIHHCMRAIGAAERALELMCRRAQSRVTFGRPVADRSNVQDWIAEARIDIEMIRLLTLKAAHLMDTVGNKEARTEIAAIKVAAPNIALKIIDRAIQVHGGAGVTEDFPLAMMYAHLRTLRLADGPDEVHKRAIARQELRRYRDADTAAASGTGTSGGHKAAVS; via the coding sequence ATGTCCCTGTTTGAGACGTCGGATCGCGCCAAGAAGTACCAGGCGGATCTGCTCGAGTTCATGGATTCTCACATCTACCCCGCCGAGCAGGTGTACGACGAGCAGATGCGTGCGTCGGGCGACCCGCACTTCCAGCCCCCGATCATCGAGGAGCTCAAGGTCGAGGCCCGTCGGCGGGGACTGTGGAACCTCTTCCACCCGCACCCCGAGTGGGGGCCGGGCCTCACCAACTTCGAGTACGCGCCACTGGCGGAGATCATGGGGCGCAGCCACATCGCTTCGGAGGCGTGCAACTGCAATGCCCCGGACACCGGGAACATGGAGGTGCTCACCCTCTTCGGCACCGACGAGCACAAGGAGAAGTACCTCAAGCCGCTGCTCGAAGGCACCATGGCCTCGGCGTTCGCGATGACGGAGCCGGCCGTGGCGAGTTCCGACGCCACCAACATCGAGCTGCGCATGGAGCGCGACGGCGACGAGTACCTTCTCAACGGGCGCAAGTGGTTCGCCTCGAACGCGATGCACAAGAACTGCAAGGTGCTCATCGTGATGGGCAAGACCGACCCCACGGCGGCGCCACATCGCCAGCAGTCGATGATGGTCGTTCCGATCGACGCCCCCGGACTCACCGTCGTCCGGAACCTCCCGGTGTTCGGGTACGCGGATCGCGAGGGCCACGCGGAGATCACCTTCGAGGACGTGCGGGTGCCGGCCAAGGACGTCCTCAAAGGCGAGGGCGAGGGCTTCGCGATCAGCCAGGCCCGGCTCGGGCCCGGTCGTATCCACCACTGCATGCGGGCGATCGGCGCGGCCGAGCGGGCGCTGGAGCTGATGTGCCGGCGTGCGCAGTCACGGGTGACGTTCGGCCGTCCCGTTGCCGACCGGTCCAATGTCCAGGACTGGATCGCGGAAGCGCGTATCGACATCGAGATGATCCGTCTGCTCACGCTCAAGGCCGCGCATCTGATGGACACGGTCGGGAACAAGGAAGCGCGCACCGAGATCGCGGCCATCAAGGTGGCCGCCCCGAACATCGCGTTGAAGATCATCGACCGCGCCATCCAGGTGCACGGGGGAGCGGGTGTGACCGAGGACTTCCCGTTGGCGATGATGTACGCGCATCTGCGTACGTTGCGGCTGGCGGACGGTCCCGACGAGGTCCACAAGAGGGCCATCGCCAGGCAGGAGCTGCGGCGGTACCGCGACGCGGACACCGCGGCGGCGAGCGGCACGGGCACCTCGGGCGGCCACAAGGCAGCGGTGAGCTGA